A genomic window from Colletotrichum destructivum chromosome 7, complete sequence includes:
- a CDS encoding Putative DASH complex subunit Duo1 protein: MADYTDDSLTEGVWASPQPEGESPPPSDRPKTPNTPKTPKTPKTPANPNVTFDREAALRKELEGVRNINAAIEGIIATLDKAKGNMNTVGGTVSNASTLLNTWTRILSQTEHNQRLILNPNWRGASNDLVEMEAEAVQKQQLAERRAAEEERRREAARRKREEEEEERQRQAAVGNAPRGRVVSRGRARGTASTTRGHGYTSSTSRIGRGAASIRGGYRGRARGTE; the protein is encoded by the exons ATGGCTGACTACACCGACGATTCCCTCACCGAGGGCGTCTGGGCGTCACCCCAACCCGAAGGCGAAAGCCCCCCTCCATCCGATCGGCCCAAGACCCCGAACACACCAAAAACCCCAAAGACACCAAAGACACCTGCAAACCCAAACGTCACTTTCGACAGAGAAGCGGCTTTGCGGAAAGAGCTGGAAGGCGTACGCAACATCAATGCGGCCATCGagggcatcatcgccaccctagacaaggccaagggcaacATGAAT ACTGTCGGCGGTACCGTATCTAACGCGTCCACCCTCCTCAACACATGGACTCGCATTCTTTCGCAAACCGAACACAACCAGCGACTCATCCTGAATCCCAACTGGCGCGGCGCTAGCAATGACTTGGTGGAAATGGAGGCCGAAGCAGTCCAGAAGCAACAGCTTGCCGAGAGGCGAGCCGCTGAagaggagcggcggcgggaggctGCTCgtcgaaagagagaggaggaagaggaggagcgaCAAAGAcaagccgccgtcggcaaTGCGCCGCGTGGTCGAGTTGTCTCTCGCGGCCGGGCTCGGGGCACCGCAAGCACCACTCGCGGCCACGGCTACACGAGTAGCACATCGAGGATCGGCAGAGGCGCCGCGAGCATTCGTGGTGGGTATCGGGGGCGAGCTAGAGGTACGGAATAA
- a CDS encoding Putative survival protein SurE-like phosphatase/nucleotidase, with the protein MHILLTNDDGPPSPHSSPYVHSLVHQLQQAGHVVSVCLPHTQRSWIGKAHMIGQTVKPLYYRPSTEGLFGTEGTTSTRPSATGADDEWILVDGTPASCVQIGLHHFFQERGPIDLVVSGPNYGRNTTAVFALSSGTLGGALEAAVCKRKAIALSYAFFSRNHDPVIIEGAARHSVKVVEKLYQQWPAGDEVDLYSVNVPLVEGVETHKTYFTNMLQNYWRDGSCFQEIDGDVGDEDEEEQKIREGTGGEAWGGEREKTDGEGPGGHKHKHFKWAPRFTDVYQSVEEAAPGNDGWAVKEGYTSVTPLKANFWHAAEQLHQKELILDSPQVDGISKEHAASSTKLPIRSDPTKNEQPVAVTNPKFHALINYEDPYVQPLILGAMQRLFPGAYSLIPTPAGSAGAGAVLAAALPSPDTKILHIAPYESLDFDHVAAHPSTALVNSYIIRKALIRKHYLSSTVDHWIAKHPSSSLKTHVKRGEHFEVDYAEFLDDALVEAFDLRESMDRNENIVEDEGDKDNKEWWILKPGMSDRGQGIRLFRSMEELQGIFDEWEEGRPDSDDEDEDVNEDEEVAKVEGTKGGDYITTSHLRHFIAQPYIHPPLLLPGDARKFHIRTYVLCVGSLDVYVYRPMLALFAGKAYRAPWEDADLDGHLTNTCLQGGQENPALPAVKQFWDLVASGDEEDKGNRGLPVETAEGIFERICEVTGDIFEAAAREMTIHFQPLGNAFEVFGLDFLVDAEARPWLLEVNSFPDFKQTGGDLKGVVAGFWEESLRTAVGGFFGVEAEGAASGEMIRVRRVELGRR; encoded by the exons ATGCACATCCTCCTCACCAACGATGACGGCCCCCCGTCGCCTCACTCCTCCCCTTACGTGCACTCCCTCGTCCACCAACTCCAGCAGGCCGGCCACGTCGTCTCTGTGTGTCTGCCGCACACCCAACGCTCCTGGATCGGCAAAGCGCACATGATCGGCCAGACTGTGAAGCCGCTCTACTATCGCCCCTCCACGGAGGGCCTCTTCGGTACCGAGGGCACGACCTCGACGCGGCCCTcggccaccggcgccgacgatgagtggatcctcgtcgacggcacccCGGCCTCGTGCGTGCAGATCGGTCTGCATCACTTCTTCCAGGAGCGCGGCCccatcgacctcgtcgtcagcgGACCTAACTACGGCCGCAACACGACAGCCGTCTTCGCCCTGAGCTCAGGCACACTGGGCGGCgctctcgaggccgccgtctgTAAGCGCAAGGCCATCGCCCTGAGCtacgccttcttctcgcggAACCATGACCCCGTCATCATTGAAGGTGCGGCGAGACACTCggtcaaggtcgtcgagaagctgtaTCAGCaatggccggccggcgacgaggttgaTTTGTACAGCGTCAATGTACCGCTCGTTGAAGGCGTCGAGACGCACAAGACGTACTTTACCAACATGCTGCAAAACTACTGGCGCGACGGCAGCTGCTTCCAGGAGATTGATGgagatgtcggcgatgaggacgaggaggagcagaagatCCGAGAGGGGACTGGTGGTGAGGCATGGGGCggtgagagagaaaagacGGATGGCGAGGGTCCAGGTGGACACAAGCACAAGCACTTCAAGTGGGCGCCGAGATTCACGGATGTGTATCAGAGCGTTGAAGAGGCGGCGCCTGGCAACGATGGGTGGGCTGTCAAGGAGGGCTACACGAG TGTCACGCCGCTCAAGGCCAATTTCTGGCATGCTGCCGAGCAACTTCACCAAAAGGAGTTGATTCT TGACAGCCCTCAGGTCGATGGAATCTCGAAGGAACATGCTGCGTCCTCGACTAAGCTTCCTATTAGAAGCGACCCTACCAAGAACGAGCAGCCAGTCGCCGTCACGAACCCAAAGTTCCACGCCTTGATCAACTACGAGGACCCATATGTCCAGCCTCTCATTCTCGGGGCCATGCAACGGCTCTTCCCTGGCGCCTACTCCCTCATCCCGACACCTGCCGGATcggccggtgccggcgccgtcctcgcggCTGCTCTCCCGTCCCCAGACACCAAGATCCTGCACATAGCACCGTACGAATCCCTTGATTTCGACCACGTCGCCGCGCACCCGTCCACGGCACTCGTCAACAGCTACATCATCCGCAAGGCCCTCATCCGGAAACATTATctctcgtcgacggtggACCACTGGATCGCGAAACACCCTAGCTCTTCGCTCAAGACGCACGTCAAGCGCGGCGAGCACTTTGAGGTTGACTACGCCGAGTTTCTGGACGACGCGCTCGTCGAGGCGTTTGATCTACGGGAGAGCATGGACAGGAACGAGAACATCGTAGAGGATGAAGGGGACAAGGACAATAAGGAGTGGTGGATATTGAAGCCGGGGATGAGTGACCGCGGGCAGGGGATCCGGCTGTTCAGGTCGATGGAAGAGTTGCAGGGAATTTTTGATGAGTGGGAGGAAGGCAGGcccgacagcgacgacgaggacgaggacgtgaacgaggacgaagaggtaGCAAAGGTCGAGGGTACAAAGGGAGGTGACTACATAACGACGTCGCACCTCCGCCATTTCATCGCCCAGCCGTACATCCACCCGCCCCTTCTACTCCCGGGCGACGCACGCAAATTCCACATCCGCACGTACGTCCTTTGCGTCGGCAGCCTCGACGTCTACGTTTACAGGCCGATGCTAGCGCTGTTCGCAGGTAAGGCGTATCGCGCGCCGTGGGAGGATGCGGACCTGGACGGTCATTTGACGAACACCTGCCTCCAGGGCGGGCAGGAGAATCCCGCTCTGCCGGCCGTGAAGCAGTTCTGGGACCTCGTGGCCTCgggggacgaggaggacaaggGCAACCGAGGTCTGCCGGTTGAAACGGCGGAGGGTATCTTTGAGCGCATCTGCGAGGTGACGGGAGATATATTCGAGGCGGCAGCGCGCGAGATGACGATTCACTTCCAGCCGTTGGGCAACGCATTTGAAGTCTTCGGCCTTGATTTTCTGGTGGATGCCGAGGCGAGGCCGTGGCTGCTCGAGGTGAACTCGTTCCCGGACTTCAAGCAGACAGGTGGGGACCTgaagggcgtcgtcgccgggtTCTGGGAAGAGTCGCTGAGAACGGCCGTTGGCGGGTTCTTTGGCGTTGAGGCCGAGGGTGCGGCGTCTGGCGAGATGATCCGTGTCAGACGGGTCGAGCTCGGGAGACGATGA
- a CDS encoding Putative minichromosome maintenance protein: MPPAPPNEPQWPPRSPHDVLASTPGGRDRLRRLANRTSPSPSPLRRGRANSTLSARSLNLQDEMDDHEDDDDDEETLQLKLQEIQARLRLKKLQSAKERTVGAVSPRRRSPPPQQSRPTSTGLVLGASRAPARPESQAAIEVPVSPIRKMQPPQPQASPSRVLLGIDKGLKGKDVSLKRAPSVLRRNANSQDGQQQFGGYLQRSRTPALQTANEIQRPLSFNERLAAARTQEVDRQDLRDRVRQARSGAFEIGQKEIDQFKEAAVDLPEQPDPTPQFSRDDILGAKAKPEHGPRKLNDIPPLPAPAPKDTNDPQGLYEPPPDWMMAGKKSKVAPADVPESEASAFEPYSSFHLSQRILPHQVLTRTLSGKKIFKMPELLRKVKGPEFQLPDIEQDIVVFAIVAKKSEPRQHKPRPDQNGKQSDRGKYMVITLCDLKWELELFLFNTGFTRFWKLTEGTVLAILNPTIMPPPVGREATGKFSLVINSDADTIMEIGKARDLGFCKSIKRDGGFCNSWVNKKRTEFCEFHTNEAVTKQRATRMEVNSMDFGGIGKKHRWNSHDVRKPEPEQKQGKYDRETHSHWFATKSMSSAQLIDGAQSLADRREKEEGLKRRMLAQERERGIMQRLSKIGAGAGKEYMTQSERTRNAASASALSSSAPSASVAEERQRVDARNMGLMAPRSKELAIHLSPIKRKRPQSAQSSSSVGASSSAATGAKGGFGWGGNLKDKLAKMKDGDKLSNDKPPVRKKTRFVTEKGIREAGRESLGMDLPQQSVSFEDDDDDDLIIV, encoded by the exons ATGCCTCCTG CCCCACCCAACGAGCCTCAGTGGCCTCCTCGATCCCCTCACGATGTTCTCGCCAGTACACCAGGCGGCCGCGACCGCCTACGACGTCTCGCCAATCGAACAtcgccttctccgtcgccgcTGAGGAGGGGACGTGCAAACTCGACGCTATCAGCGCGGTCCTTGAACCTACAagacgagatggacgaccacgaggacgacgatgacgacgaggaaacGCTTCAGTTGAAGTTACAGGAGATCCAGGCCAGATTGAGACTGAAAAAGTTGCAGAGCGCAAAGGAGCGAACGGTGGGCGCTGTGTCTCCCCGGCGTagatcaccaccaccgcaaCAGTCAAGACCGACATCAACAGGCCTAGTGCTCGGCGCAAGTCGAGCGCCTGCGAGACCCGAATCGCAAGCTGCGATCGAAGTGCCCGTGTCTCCCATACGGAAGATGCAGCCACCACAGCCACAGGCATCGCCTAGTCGGGTCTTGCTAGGCattgacaaagggctcaaGGGCAAAGATGTCTCGTTGAAACGAGCACCAAGTGTGTTGCGCAGGAACGCGAACTCCCAAGACGGTCAGCAACAGTTTGGCGGCTACCTCCAAAGGTCAAGGACTCCGGCATTGCAGACCGCGAACGAAATACAACGGCCCTTGAGCTTCAACGAGAGGCTAGCCGCAGCGAGGACGCAAGAGGTTGACCGCCAGGACTTGAGAGACAGAGTCCGGCAGGCCAGGTCTGGGGCTTTTGAGATCGGACAGAAGGAGATTGACCAGTTCAAAGAGGCGGCAGTCGATCTTCCGGAGCAGCCTGACCCTACGCCGCAGTTCAGCAGAGACGATATCCTGGGTGCTAAAGCCAAACCCGAACACGGACCAAGGAAACTCAACGATATACCTCCCCTTCCGGCACCAGCGCCAAAAGACACCAATGACCCGCAGGGCCTTTATGAGCCTCCACCTGACTGGATGATGGCTGGAAAGAAATCTAAGGTGGCACCCGCAGATGTGCCCGAGTCAGAAGCATCGGCTTTCGAGCCATACTCCAGCTTCCATCTCTCGCAGCGCATTCTTCCGCATCAGGTCTTGACAAGGACCTTGTCCGGAAAGAAGATCTTCAAAATGCCAGAATTACTGCGCAAGGTCAAGGGTCCCGAATTTCAGCTTCCAGATATCGAACAAGACATTGTTGTTTTTGCCATTGTCGCGAAAAAGTCGGAACCCCGCCAACACAAGCCTCGACCGGACCAAAACGGGAAGCAATCAGATAGAGGGAAGTACATGGTCATCACACTCTGTGATCTCAAGTGGGAGCTCGAATTGTTTCTCTTTAATACGGGGTTCACCCGATTCTGGAAACTCACCGAAGGCACGGTATTGGCTATTTTGAACCCAACAATCATGCCACCGCCAGTAGGCCGCGAAGCCACCGGCAAGTTCAGTCTGGTGATCAATTCTGATGCCGACACCATCATGGAGATCGGAAAGGCTCGCGACTTGGGGTTTTGCAAATCCATCAAGAGGGATGGGGGGTTCTGCAACTCGTGGGTCAACAAAAAGAGAACCGAGTTCTGCGAATTCCATACCAACGAGGCCGTGACCAAACAACGAGCGACGCGCATGGAAGTAAACTCGATGGACTTTGGTGGTATCGGAAAGAAGCATCGATGGAACTCTCACGATGTTCGGAAACCAGAACCGGAACAAAAGCAGGGCAAATACGACCGGGAAACACACAGCCATTGGTTTGCCACGAAATCGATGAGCTCTGCGCAACTCATTGACGGAGCCCAATCACTTGCTGACcggagagaaaaggaagaagggcTGAAAAGGCGGATGCTTGCCCAGGAGCGCGAGAGGGGAATCATGCAGCGCCTCAGCAAAAtaggcgccggcgccgggaaGGAATACATGACGCAGTCGGAACGCACCCGCAACGCcgcgtctgcgtctgcccTCTCTTCATCTGCTCCGTCAGCCAgcgtggccgaggagcgACAGCGTGTCGACGCGAGGAATATGGGTCTGATGGCCCCCAGGAGTAAGGAACTGGCGATTCATCTGAGCCCGATCAAACGCAAGAGGCCCCAGAGCGCGCAATCCAGCTCCTCGGTCGGGGCATCTTCGTCGGCCGCGACAGGTGCGAAAGGTGGTTTCGGCTGGGGCGGCAACCTCAAGGATAAGCTGGCCAAGATGAAGGACGGCGACAAGTTGAGCAATGACAAGCCGCCGGTGCGAAAGAAGACGAGGTTTGTGACAGAGAAGGGGATCCGCGAGGCCGGGAGGGAGAGTCTGGGAATGGACCTGCCGCAGCAGTCGGTTTCTtttgaagatgacgacgatgacgattTGATTATTGTGTGA